The following coding sequences lie in one Lolium perenne isolate Kyuss_39 chromosome 2, Kyuss_2.0, whole genome shotgun sequence genomic window:
- the LOC127335953 gene encoding uncharacterized protein: protein MASPAYSITRKEIDGFWRRKETEEEERRFAAEKDAARTKAKTLKVEDYMLFEQMIKEILEEGNEGDKAMKMERGIKKNRWTEARVGIKHWWKRSTYAYLNEPAVTTSMDENGRSKHATAYTPQERCVKVCSLIPATFAIF, encoded by the exons ATGGCGTCTCCGGCTTACAGCATCACCAGGAAAGAGATCGATGGGTTCTGGAGGAGGAAGGAGACGGAAGAGGAGGAGCGGCGCTTTGCCGCTGAGAAGGATGCTGCGAGAACCAAGGCCAAGACGCTTAAG GTGGAAGATTATATGCTGTTCGAGCAAATGATAAAGGAGATTCTTGAGGAGGGAAACGAAGGAGACAAGGCAATGAAGATGGAGAGAGGAATCAAGAAGAACAGATGGACAGAGGCACGGGTCGGCATCAAGCACTG GTGGAAAAGAAGCACTTATGCTTATCTAAACGAGCCAGCAGTGACGACATCAATGGATGAGAACGGCAGAAGCAAGCACGCCACCGCGTATACTCCACAAGAGAGATGCGTGAAAGTTTGCTCATTGATTCCTGCTACGTTTGCCATATTCTAA